One stretch of Lacrimispora sphenoides DNA includes these proteins:
- a CDS encoding sensor histidine kinase yields the protein MTHSLYYKFVLGYLLFGLLGFVTIATFSSEITDQYLLGRRSEALYGEANQIASSYSGMYQGKDMKLTSSYPELVKEGNYLHAQIWIVDRQGKVVSDSAQSDKQGQVIENFDPTSMGNKSYTIGDYYHQFSYDVLSVHAPITGNYNTYGYVVIHLPLSYLKMERDGILNIVYVTSAVVFGLSLIILLVFTRNVYFPLKKITAGANEYAQGNLAHHIEVNTRDEMGYLAATLNYMSAELGKMEEYQKTFIANVSHDFRSPLTSIKGYLEAILDGTIPPEMHEKYLNRVISETERLNKLTQGMLTLNSLDCKGYLNRASFDINRVIKDTAASFEGTCSDKNITFDLTFSESIQMVYADLGKIQQVLYNLIDNAIKFSHADSTICIQASVKYEKIFVSIKDTGIGIPKESLKKIWDRFYKSDLSRGKDKKGTGLGLAIVREIIQSHGENIDVVSTEGVGSEFIFSLPKAGAP from the coding sequence ATGACACATTCTCTCTATTATAAATTCGTCCTGGGCTATCTGCTGTTCGGCCTCCTCGGATTTGTTACCATTGCTACCTTTTCTTCTGAAATCACAGACCAATATCTTCTTGGCCGCCGTTCCGAAGCCTTGTATGGCGAAGCCAATCAGATCGCTTCCTCCTACAGCGGCATGTACCAAGGTAAGGACATGAAGCTGACCTCCTCCTATCCAGAGCTGGTGAAAGAAGGCAATTATCTTCATGCACAGATTTGGATTGTAGACCGGCAGGGTAAAGTGGTATCCGATAGTGCACAGTCCGACAAGCAGGGACAGGTCATCGAAAACTTTGACCCTACCTCAATGGGCAACAAGTCCTACACCATCGGCGATTACTATCATCAATTCTCCTATGATGTCTTAAGCGTCCATGCGCCCATTACAGGGAACTATAACACGTATGGCTACGTGGTGATCCACCTGCCGCTATCCTATTTGAAAATGGAGAGGGACGGGATCTTAAACATCGTTTATGTCACATCAGCGGTAGTGTTTGGCCTCTCCCTGATAATCCTCCTTGTTTTTACCAGGAATGTTTATTTTCCTCTTAAAAAAATCACGGCAGGAGCAAACGAATACGCCCAGGGGAACTTAGCCCACCATATTGAGGTAAATACAAGGGATGAAATGGGCTATCTGGCCGCTACGCTTAACTATATGTCCGCTGAATTGGGGAAGATGGAGGAATATCAGAAAACCTTTATCGCCAACGTTTCCCATGACTTCCGCTCTCCATTAACCTCCATTAAGGGATATCTGGAAGCCATCCTTGACGGAACCATACCGCCGGAGATGCATGAGAAATATTTAAACAGGGTTATTTCAGAAACAGAACGGTTAAACAAGCTGACCCAGGGAATGCTGACCCTTAATTCTCTGGACTGCAAGGGATATTTAAACCGCGCCAGCTTTGACATCAACCGGGTCATCAAGGATACGGCAGCTTCTTTTGAAGGAACATGCAGTGATAAAAACATCACCTTTGATCTGACCTTCTCTGAAAGCATTCAGATGGTTTATGCGGACCTTGGGAAGATACAGCAGGTACTCTATAATCTGATAGACAACGCCATAAAATTCAGCCATGCAGATTCCACCATCTGCATCCAGGCTTCAGTAAAGTATGAGAAAATCTTTGTATCTATTAAGGATACGGGAATCGGCATTCCAAAGGAAAGTTTAAAAAAGATCTGGGATCGGTTCTATAAATCGGACTTATCCAGAGGAAAAGATAAGAAGGGCACCGGACTTGGTCTTGCCATTGTCAGGGAGATCATCCAGTCCCACGGAGAAAATATTGACGTGGTCAGCACGGAAGGGGTCGGATCGGAGTTCATCTTCAGCCTGCCTAAGGCCGGAGCTCCATAG
- a CDS encoding 3'-5' exonuclease: protein MVSSYIAVDLETTGLDPKQDKIIEIGAVKVIEGQVTENYETFVNPYRKLEPKVGMLTGITNRQLEASRGIGEVIGGFLDFAGDLPILGHHVIFDYSFLKRAAINEGYEFERQGIDTLKLARRFMPPDEKKNLKAACGYYGIVQTLSHRALADAMAAQKLYQELADRYEKESPEAFGPQALIYKVKKEHPASKRQKEHLQDLLKYHKIVLSVQTEYLSRNEISRITDKIIAQYGRI from the coding sequence GTGGTATCATCCTATATTGCCGTAGATTTGGAAACCACCGGTCTTGACCCAAAGCAGGATAAGATCATTGAAATCGGAGCGGTGAAGGTTATAGAGGGGCAGGTTACAGAGAACTACGAAACCTTTGTTAATCCTTACAGGAAGCTGGAGCCTAAGGTAGGTATGCTCACCGGCATTACCAACCGCCAGTTAGAGGCTTCCCGGGGAATTGGAGAGGTGATTGGCGGATTTTTGGATTTTGCAGGAGACTTGCCGATTCTGGGACATCACGTAATATTTGATTACAGTTTTTTAAAGCGTGCGGCAATCAATGAGGGCTATGAATTTGAGCGTCAGGGAATCGACACCCTAAAGCTTGCACGAAGATTTATGCCCCCTGATGAGAAGAAAAATCTAAAAGCAGCCTGCGGATATTATGGGATCGTTCAAACCTTAAGCCACCGGGCGCTTGCAGATGCAATGGCAGCCCAAAAGCTTTATCAGGAATTGGCAGATCGGTATGAGAAGGAATCGCCGGAAGCCTTTGGCCCTCAGGCTTTGATTTATAAGGTAAAAAAAGAGCATCCGGCCTCAAAAAGGCAAAAAGAACACTTGCAGGATTTATTAAAATATCATAAAATAGTTTTATCTGTGCAAACAGAATATTTGTCCAGAAATGAAATATCAAGAATCACGGATAAAATCATAGCACAGTATGGAAGAATATAA
- a CDS encoding aminotransferase class I/II-fold pyridoxal phosphate-dependent enzyme codes for MRNPLSDRIVEIQPSGIRKFFDIVSEMKDAISLGVGEPDFDTPWHIREEGIYSLEKGRTFYTSNAGLKELKLEICGYLSRRFAVTYDPDHEVMVTVGGSEAIDIALRAMLNPGDEVLIPQPSYVSYVPCTILANGVPVIIDLQAKDQFKLTSEKLLEKITPKTKVLVLPFPNNPTGAVMKAEELEEIAKIVIEKDLFVISDEIYAELTYGSDHTTIASFPGMRDRTVLINGFSKSYAMTGWRLGYAAAPRVILEQMLKIHQFAIMCAPTTSQYAAVAALRDGDKDVQVMRESYDQRRRYLIHAFKEMGMECFEPHGAFYTFPSVKRFGMTSDEFATRLLREEKVAVVPGTAFGDCGEGYLRISYAYSLKNLKEALGRMDRFVKKLDGKA; via the coding sequence GTGAGAAATCCATTATCAGATCGGATCGTAGAGATCCAGCCTTCGGGAATCCGTAAATTTTTTGATATAGTAAGTGAAATGAAGGATGCAATTTCCCTTGGAGTGGGGGAACCTGATTTTGACACGCCCTGGCATATCCGGGAGGAGGGGATTTATTCCCTGGAAAAAGGCCGTACGTTTTATACTTCCAATGCAGGTCTGAAAGAATTAAAGCTGGAGATATGCGGCTATTTAAGCCGGCGCTTCGCGGTTACATATGATCCTGACCACGAAGTAATGGTGACGGTGGGCGGCAGTGAGGCTATTGATATTGCCCTCCGCGCCATGTTAAATCCCGGGGATGAAGTTTTAATCCCTCAGCCCAGCTACGTTTCCTATGTTCCCTGCACCATTCTGGCAAATGGCGTTCCGGTCATCATTGACCTGCAAGCAAAGGATCAGTTTAAGCTGACTAGTGAAAAGCTGCTGGAAAAGATCACCCCAAAGACCAAGGTACTGGTGCTTCCATTCCCCAATAACCCTACGGGAGCGGTTATGAAGGCGGAGGAGCTGGAGGAGATCGCTAAAATCGTTATAGAGAAGGATCTGTTTGTAATTTCGGATGAGATTTATGCGGAACTTACCTACGGAAGCGACCATACTACCATTGCTTCATTTCCCGGAATGAGGGACCGGACCGTACTCATCAACGGCTTTTCAAAATCCTATGCCATGACCGGCTGGCGCCTTGGCTATGCCGCGGCTCCGAGAGTGATACTGGAGCAGATGTTAAAGATCCATCAGTTTGCCATTATGTGTGCGCCGACTACCAGCCAGTATGCCGCAGTGGCGGCCCTGCGTGACGGAGATAAAGACGTTCAGGTGATGAGGGAATCCTATGACCAGAGGCGCCGTTATCTGATCCACGCATTTAAAGAAATGGGAATGGAGTGTTTTGAACCTCACGGTGCATTTTATACCTTCCCTTCTGTCAAACGGTTTGGAATGACCTCTGATGAGTTTGCTACCAGGCTCCTTCGGGAAGAAAAGGTGGCGGTAGTACCAGGTACGGCTTTTGGAGATTGTGGAGAAGGATATCTTCGTATTTCCTATGCATACTCTCTGAAGAATCTTAAGGAGGCCTTAGGCCGTATGGACCGATTTGTCAAGAAACTGGATGGAAAGGCGTAA
- a CDS encoding Lrp/AsnC family transcriptional regulator, with amino-acid sequence MREKILAIIEKNSRIDLKDLAILLGENEAAIANEIAEMEKEHIICGYHTLINWDNTSDEKVMALIEVKVTPQRGMGFDKIAERIYQYSEVNAVYLMSGAFDFTVFIEGKTMRQVAQFVSEKLSPMESVLSTATHFVLKKYKDHGTVLAEGTTDERMLITP; translated from the coding sequence ATGAGAGAAAAAATATTGGCAATTATTGAAAAAAACAGCAGGATCGATTTAAAGGATCTGGCGATTCTTTTAGGGGAAAATGAGGCCGCCATTGCCAATGAAATCGCTGAAATGGAAAAAGAGCATATCATATGCGGCTACCACACCCTGATTAACTGGGATAATACCAGCGACGAAAAAGTTATGGCTCTGATTGAGGTTAAGGTCACTCCCCAGAGAGGCATGGGTTTTGACAAGATCGCGGAGCGCATTTATCAGTACAGCGAGGTAAATGCCGTTTATCTCATGTCCGGCGCTTTTGACTTTACGGTTTTCATAGAAGGGAAGACTATGAGGCAGGTAGCACAATTTGTATCGGAAAAGCTGTCCCCCATGGAATCGGTGCTAAGCACGGCGACCCATTTTGTCTTAAAGAAATACAAAGACCATGGAACCGTTCTTGCTGAAGGAACAACCGATGAAAGGATGTTGATTACGCCGTGA
- the trmL gene encoding tRNA (uridine(34)/cytosine(34)/5-carboxymethylaminomethyluridine(34)-2'-O)-methyltransferase TrmL translates to MNIVILEPEMPANTGNIGRTCVATGTKLHLIEPLGFKLNDKLIKRAGLDYWDKLDVTVYSDYQDFLNRNPGAKIYMATTKGLHVYSDVEYEPDCFLMFGKESAGIPEEILLENQEQCIRIPMWGDIRSLNLSNSVSIVLYEALRQNGFERMTMTGELHHLQWKE, encoded by the coding sequence ATGAATATTGTAATATTGGAGCCAGAGATGCCGGCCAACACCGGAAATATCGGCCGGACCTGTGTGGCTACGGGAACGAAGCTGCATCTGATCGAGCCTCTGGGATTTAAACTGAATGATAAACTGATTAAACGGGCCGGGCTGGATTACTGGGACAAGCTTGATGTAACAGTTTACAGCGATTATCAGGATTTTCTGAACCGGAATCCTGGAGCGAAGATCTACATGGCCACCACAAAGGGACTTCATGTCTATTCTGATGTAGAGTATGAACCGGACTGCTTTCTCATGTTTGGAAAGGAAAGCGCCGGGATTCCGGAAGAGATCCTTTTGGAGAATCAGGAACAGTGTATCAGAATCCCTATGTGGGGTGATATCAGGTCTTTAAATTTATCCAACTCTGTATCGATCGTGCTTTATGAGGCGTTGAGACAGAATGGATTCGAACGCATGACCATGACGGGTGAGCTTCATCATCTTCAGTGGAAGGAATAA
- a CDS encoding VanW family protein: MKKKTLSMSLAAIVIAAGIGFLSPAYAMADTLPDGIYVGEYNLGGMTEEEASQKIQDLVNEMENQKITLIVDGQPVETIAKDLGFHWSNPEAVSQAASSWQGGNLIKRYLNKKDIEQNHVIIPLETALDDGSVTSFVAEKCAQGVMEPKNATITRDKGVFVVTPSAIGKTVDVAATKQALDAALSNGLKEPVTATAVVVEVKPAITTDDLITIKDVLGTFSTSFSSSGASRSKNLQVGAGKINGHVLMPGETLSGYECMHPFTVENGYATASAYENGQVVDSIGGGVCQIATTIYNAVLRAELEVAQRQNHSMIVGYVKPSEDAAIAGTYKDIKFTNNYSTPIFVEGYTSGKTLTFTIYGKETRPANRTFDFVSETLSVTDPGAPKEIVDPTMPPGSRSQVQSAHKGMKSRLWKVVYVDGVEQSREILHTDTYNPSKAIIKVGPAAPAVAVPAETPGIPVETPPVVTPEETIPADTGNAVQEGPQIPEDASLEAGP, translated from the coding sequence ATGAAAAAGAAAACTTTGTCCATGAGCCTGGCAGCGATCGTAATTGCAGCGGGAATTGGATTTCTTTCTCCCGCATATGCCATGGCTGATACTCTTCCGGATGGTATATATGTGGGAGAATATAATCTGGGAGGTATGACAGAAGAGGAAGCCAGCCAGAAGATACAGGACCTGGTGAATGAAATGGAAAACCAAAAGATAACATTGATCGTTGACGGACAGCCGGTGGAAACCATAGCAAAAGATCTTGGCTTCCATTGGAGCAATCCGGAGGCTGTTTCCCAGGCCGCATCTTCCTGGCAGGGAGGCAACCTGATCAAACGGTATCTGAATAAGAAGGATATTGAACAAAACCATGTGATCATCCCTCTGGAAACAGCCCTTGATGATGGAAGTGTGACGTCATTTGTGGCAGAAAAGTGTGCACAGGGAGTAATGGAGCCAAAGAACGCGACCATTACCCGTGACAAGGGAGTATTTGTAGTGACTCCCTCTGCCATTGGAAAAACCGTTGATGTGGCGGCTACAAAGCAGGCTTTAGATGCTGCTCTTTCCAATGGACTTAAGGAGCCGGTAACAGCCACCGCAGTGGTTGTAGAGGTAAAGCCTGCAATTACCACGGATGATTTGATAACCATAAAGGATGTGCTTGGAACCTTTTCCACCAGCTTCTCTTCCAGTGGTGCTTCCAGATCCAAGAATCTGCAGGTGGGCGCAGGTAAGATCAACGGCCACGTGCTGATGCCGGGGGAAACTCTGTCTGGTTATGAGTGCATGCATCCCTTTACCGTAGAAAACGGCTATGCAACGGCATCAGCCTATGAGAATGGCCAGGTAGTAGATAGCATTGGCGGAGGCGTCTGCCAGATTGCTACTACCATTTACAATGCCGTGCTCAGGGCAGAGCTGGAAGTTGCCCAGAGGCAGAACCACTCCATGATAGTTGGTTATGTGAAACCCTCTGAAGATGCAGCCATAGCCGGTACGTATAAGGACATTAAATTTACCAACAATTACAGCACGCCCATTTTTGTCGAGGGCTATACTTCTGGAAAGACCCTTACCTTTACCATCTATGGGAAAGAAACCAGACCTGCAAACAGGACCTTTGATTTTGTTTCTGAGACCTTGAGCGTAACGGATCCGGGTGCGCCAAAGGAGATCGTGGATCCAACCATGCCTCCTGGAAGCAGAAGCCAGGTCCAGTCTGCACATAAGGGGATGAAGTCCAGGCTGTGGAAGGTTGTATATGTAGATGGTGTTGAGCAGAGCCGGGAGATCCTTCATACGGATACCTATAATCCATCAAAGGCCATTATAAAGGTCGGGCCGGCCGCTCCTGCAGTTGCTGTACCGGCTGAAACTCCTGGAATTCCTGTGGAAACGCCGCCGGTTGTGACCCCGGAGGAGACAATTCCTGCAGATACCGGGAACGCAGTACAGGAAGGACCCCAGATACCGGAAGATGCCTCGTTAGAGGCAGGACCGTAA
- a CDS encoding AIR synthase-related protein yields MRRIERENTGTVRPGQDLVIAGYAGLSGTVETVKNKQEELYQWFSRDYVVRILESGNMELEGDLEKWKEFGASECEPAGEGGVLKALWDLSGAYMTGIRFSLLRIPVKQETIEICERYDLNPYRLFSAGCLLFSADNGGDLVHALKEQGIHAAVIGKVTGGIKRIIDHGESVGYLDRPTEDELYKVLCPKSVDE; encoded by the coding sequence ATGAGACGGATCGAAAGGGAGAATACCGGAACCGTAAGGCCCGGGCAGGATCTTGTTATTGCAGGATATGCCGGGCTGTCCGGAACGGTGGAAACCGTAAAAAATAAACAAGAAGAATTATATCAATGGTTTTCCAGAGACTATGTAGTACGGATCTTGGAATCCGGGAACATGGAACTGGAAGGAGATTTGGAAAAGTGGAAGGAATTCGGTGCATCTGAATGTGAACCGGCAGGTGAGGGCGGTGTTTTAAAGGCTCTTTGGGATTTATCCGGCGCTTATATGACGGGTATCCGGTTTTCCCTTCTCAGGATTCCGGTGAAACAGGAAACCATTGAAATTTGTGAGCGGTACGATTTAAACCCGTACCGCCTTTTCTCGGCAGGCTGCCTGCTTTTTTCGGCTGATAACGGAGGGGATCTGGTACATGCTTTAAAAGAGCAGGGAATCCATGCAGCTGTGATCGGGAAAGTAACCGGAGGTATCAAACGGATCATTGACCACGGGGAAAGCGTCGGCTATCTTGACCGGCCCACAGAGGATGAACTTTATAAGGTTTTATGTCCAAAAAGCGTGGACGAATAA
- a CDS encoding endonuclease MutS2 gives MNQKALKTLEYHKIIAQLAEYASSDSGKALCRNLVPSTDYQEIVKSQSETTDAATRVRQKGGISFGGVKDIRPSIKRLDVGSSLGIVEILSISSLLTASARAKAYGRHEDSELPDDSLEEFFRMLEPLTPVNTEIKRCILSEEEVSDEASPGLHHVRRSMRSINDKIHTQLNSILNSNRTYLQDAVITMRDGRYCLPVKSEHKSQVSGMVHDQSSTGSTLFIEPMAIVKLNNDLRALEIQEQKEIEMILADLSNQLAPYLEELETNFEILTKLDFIFAKAALSKHYNASQPEFNTKRIINIKDGRHPLLDPAKVVPISIHLGRDFDLLIVTGPNTGGKTVSLKTVGLFTLMGQSGLHIPAFDGSQLAVFDEVFADIGDEQSIEQSLSTFSAHMTNIVQILGQADSNSLCLFDELGAGTDPTEGAALAISILSFLHNMKCRTMATTHYSELKVFALTTPGVENACCEFNVETLRPTYRLLIGVPGKSNAFAISKKLGLPDYIIEDAKTNLEAKDETFEDLLTHLEQNRVTIDKERIQIASYKQEVEQLKARLTQKEERLDERRDQMIRAAKEEAQKILRDAKDTADQTIRNINKLAADSGVSKELEEQRSKLRSKLQDVDSSLSLKNEKKQPGKKIDPKKLKLGDGVKVLSMNLNGTVNSLPNAKGDLYVQMGILRSLVNISDLELLHEESVSTPASGGSRKSGSGSSSTRMSKSFTISPEINLIGMTTDEAIPQLDKYLDDAYLAHLPQVRVVHGRGTGALKNAVHKHLKKLKYVKEFRLGAFGEGDSGVTIVSFK, from the coding sequence ATGAATCAGAAAGCATTAAAAACTTTAGAATATCATAAAATCATCGCACAGCTTGCAGAATACGCTTCCAGCGATTCAGGCAAGGCGCTGTGCCGGAATCTGGTACCATCAACGGACTACCAGGAGATCGTGAAATCCCAGAGCGAGACGACCGATGCCGCCACTAGAGTGCGCCAGAAAGGCGGCATCTCTTTTGGAGGCGTAAAAGACATCCGGCCATCCATAAAACGTCTGGACGTTGGAAGCTCTCTGGGAATTGTGGAGATTCTTTCCATCAGCTCCCTTCTAACCGCCTCAGCCCGGGCGAAAGCCTACGGACGCCATGAGGACTCTGAGCTGCCGGATGACTCACTGGAAGAATTCTTCCGGATGCTGGAACCCTTAACCCCGGTCAACACGGAAATCAAACGCTGCATCCTCTCCGAAGAGGAGGTCAGCGATGAAGCCAGCCCGGGACTTCATCATGTAAGGCGCTCCATGCGCTCTATTAATGATAAGATCCATACTCAGTTAAACTCCATATTAAACTCTAACCGGACTTATCTACAGGACGCGGTTATCACCATGAGGGATGGACGTTACTGTCTCCCGGTGAAATCCGAGCATAAATCCCAGGTGTCAGGCATGGTTCACGACCAGTCTTCCACAGGTTCCACACTTTTTATCGAACCAATGGCTATCGTGAAGCTTAATAATGATTTAAGGGCCCTGGAAATCCAGGAACAGAAAGAAATCGAAATGATCCTGGCCGATTTAAGCAACCAGCTGGCTCCCTATCTTGAGGAGCTGGAAACAAATTTTGAGATTCTGACTAAGCTGGATTTTATTTTTGCAAAAGCAGCCTTATCCAAACATTACAATGCAAGCCAACCGGAATTTAATACAAAGAGGATCATAAACATTAAGGATGGACGCCATCCCCTGCTTGATCCAGCCAAGGTGGTTCCCATCAGCATCCATCTGGGCCGGGACTTTGATCTGTTAATTGTAACCGGACCAAATACCGGAGGAAAAACAGTTTCCTTAAAGACAGTGGGCCTATTTACCCTCATGGGACAGTCCGGCCTTCATATACCGGCATTTGATGGTTCCCAGCTGGCAGTGTTTGATGAAGTGTTTGCAGATATCGGAGATGAACAGAGCATTGAGCAGAGCTTAAGTACTTTTTCCGCCCATATGACCAACATTGTCCAGATCCTGGGCCAGGCAGACAGCAATTCTCTCTGCCTGTTTGATGAGCTTGGAGCTGGAACTGATCCAACGGAAGGAGCGGCCCTTGCCATCTCCATCCTGTCATTTCTCCATAATATGAAATGCCGCACCATGGCCACCACCCATTACAGTGAGCTAAAGGTATTCGCCCTCACAACCCCAGGCGTGGAAAATGCCTGCTGCGAGTTTAATGTAGAGACTCTAAGACCCACCTACCGCCTTTTAATCGGCGTGCCGGGTAAGAGTAACGCCTTTGCCATTTCCAAAAAGCTGGGACTTCCGGATTATATCATTGAAGATGCGAAAACCAACCTTGAGGCAAAGGATGAAACCTTCGAAGACCTTTTGACCCATCTGGAACAAAACCGCGTCACCATTGATAAGGAACGGATCCAGATCGCATCCTATAAGCAGGAGGTAGAACAGTTAAAAGCCCGTCTGACCCAGAAGGAAGAACGGCTTGATGAACGCCGGGATCAGATGATACGGGCAGCCAAAGAGGAAGCACAGAAGATTCTCCGGGATGCCAAGGATACGGCAGACCAGACCATACGGAACATTAACAAGCTTGCCGCAGACTCCGGCGTAAGTAAGGAGCTGGAAGAACAGCGGAGCAAGTTAAGAAGCAAGCTTCAGGATGTGGATTCTTCCCTTTCCCTGAAAAACGAGAAAAAGCAGCCAGGAAAGAAAATCGATCCCAAAAAGCTGAAGCTGGGAGACGGTGTAAAGGTCTTAAGCATGAACTTAAACGGGACTGTAAACTCTCTTCCCAATGCAAAAGGCGATCTGTATGTACAGATGGGAATTCTCCGTTCATTGGTCAACATTTCGGACTTAGAGCTTCTCCACGAGGAGTCTGTTTCCACTCCCGCCTCTGGCGGTTCCAGAAAATCAGGAAGCGGAAGCAGTTCTACACGTATGTCCAAATCCTTTACCATCTCTCCGGAGATTAATCTGATCGGAATGACAACGGATGAAGCCATTCCTCAGCTGGACAAATACTTAGACGATGCCTATCTGGCCCACCTTCCCCAGGTGCGTGTGGTACATGGCCGTGGAACGGGAGCCTTAAAAAATGCGGTGCACAAGCACTTAAAAAAGTTAAAGTATGTGAAGGAATTCCGGCTTGGCGCCTTTGGCGAAGGGGATTCCGGCGTAACCATTGTTTCATTTAAGTAA
- the nth gene encoding endonuclease III, whose protein sequence is MAKRETKAERQARVLKVLEALDQEYGTSYVCYLNHENPWQLLIAVILSAQCTDARVNMVTPDLFRKYDSPEKFAQADLKELEKDIHSLGFYHMKAKNIISCCQDLVEKFGGEVPRTMEELTSLAGVGRKTANVIRGNIYHEPSIVVDTHVKRISRKLGFAKEEDPEKIEYELMKVLPKEHWILWNIQIITLGRSICIARNPKCSQCFLEKLCPSAGLEPS, encoded by the coding sequence ATGGCAAAGAGAGAGACAAAAGCAGAACGTCAGGCCAGGGTATTAAAAGTGCTTGAGGCCCTTGACCAGGAATATGGAACTTCATATGTATGCTATTTAAACCACGAAAATCCATGGCAGCTTTTAATAGCGGTCATTTTAAGCGCACAGTGCACCGATGCCAGGGTGAATATGGTGACACCGGACTTATTCAGGAAGTATGATTCACCAGAGAAATTTGCGCAGGCAGATTTAAAGGAATTGGAGAAAGATATCCATTCTCTTGGATTTTATCATATGAAAGCGAAGAACATCATATCCTGCTGTCAGGACCTGGTGGAAAAATTCGGAGGAGAGGTTCCCCGGACAATGGAGGAACTGACCTCTCTTGCAGGGGTAGGTCGTAAAACAGCCAATGTTATCAGGGGAAACATCTACCATGAGCCAAGCATTGTAGTGGATACCCACGTAAAGCGGATCTCCAGAAAGCTGGGCTTTGCAAAGGAAGAGGATCCGGAGAAAATTGAGTATGAGCTGATGAAGGTACTTCCAAAAGAGCACTGGATCTTATGGAATATTCAGATCATTACCCTTGGCAGATCCATTTGTATTGCAAGAAATCCGAAGTGCAGCCAGTGCTTTTTGGAAAAGCTTTGTCCCAGCGCCGGACTGGAACCAAGTTAG
- a CDS encoding response regulator transcription factor, with protein MAEKQRILIVDDDSNIAELISLYLLKECYETEIVGDGEEALRVFPEFRPHLVLLDLMLPGMDGYQVCREMRSSSQVPIIMLSAKGEVFDKVLGLELGADDYMIKPFDSKELVARVKAVLRRYQTNPVPAALHTDHQGDYVEYPDLIVNLTNYSVIYMGHSIEMPPKELELLYFLAASPNQVFTREQLLDHIWGYEYIGDTRTVDVHIKRLREKIKDHSGWALTTVWGIGYKFEVKR; from the coding sequence ATGGCAGAAAAACAGCGGATATTGATTGTAGACGATGACAGCAACATCGCGGAATTAATTTCCCTCTATTTGTTAAAAGAATGCTATGAAACAGAAATCGTAGGCGACGGAGAGGAGGCACTCCGGGTATTTCCTGAGTTCCGTCCCCACCTAGTGCTTTTAGACCTGATGCTTCCCGGTATGGACGGCTACCAGGTCTGCCGGGAGATGCGTTCCTCATCCCAGGTCCCCATCATCATGCTGTCCGCCAAGGGAGAGGTCTTTGACAAGGTTCTGGGCCTGGAACTGGGCGCCGACGACTATATGATCAAACCCTTTGATTCCAAGGAACTGGTGGCCCGTGTAAAGGCCGTATTAAGACGTTACCAAACGAACCCTGTTCCTGCCGCTCTTCATACGGACCATCAGGGCGATTATGTAGAATATCCGGACCTCATTGTCAACCTGACGAATTATTCCGTTATCTATATGGGGCATTCCATCGAGATGCCGCCCAAGGAACTGGAGCTTCTTTATTTCCTTGCAGCCTCACCAAACCAGGTGTTTACAAGAGAGCAGCTTTTGGACCACATCTGGGGATATGAATACATCGGTGATACCAGAACCGTAGATGTCCATATCAAACGGCTCCGTGAAAAGATCAAGGATCATTCAGGCTGGGCCTTGACTACGGTTTGGGGAATCGGCTATAAATTCGAAGTAAAGAGATAA